GCGTTCATCGGCCCGTCCGGATGCGGCAAGTCGACGTTCCTGCGCACGCTGAACCGTATGCACGAGGTGACGTCCGGCGGCCGGGTCGAGGGCAAGGTGCTCCTCGACGACGAGGACCTCTACGGGTCGGGCATCGACCCGGTGTCCGTGCGCCGTGAGGTCGGCATGGTGTTCCAGCGCCCGAACCCCTTCCCCACGATGTCGATCTTCGACAACGTGGCGGCGGGCCTGCGCCTGAACGGCAACTACAAGAAGAGCGAGCTGAGCGACATCGTCGAGAGGTCGCTCAAGGGCGCGAACCTCTGGAACGAGGTCAAGGACCGCCTGAACAAGCCGGGTTCCGGCCTCTCCGGCGGCCAGCAGCAGCGTCTGTGCATCGCCCGCGCGATCGCGGTCGAGCCGAACGTCCTGCTGATGGACGAGCCCTGCTCCGCCCTGGACCCGATCTCCACCCTCGCCATCGAGGACCTGATCGGTGAGCTGAAGGAGCGCTTCACGATCGTCATCGTGACGCACAACATGCAGCAGGCGGCGCGCGTCTCCGACCGTACGGCCTTCTTCAACCTGTCGGCGGTCGGCCAGCCCGGCAAGCTCATAGAGATCGACGACACGGAGCGCATCTTCTCCAACCCGTCGGTGCAGGCCACGGAGGACTACATCTCCGGCCGCTTCGGCTGAGCCACCCCCGCCGAGACCCCTCGCGATGCTGCATGGCGGTGCCATCGCGAGGCCGAAAAGGGCCCGCCCCTACTCCCAGGGGCGGGCCCGTTCACGTACTCACTCGGCTGCGCCGAGCAGCATCTACAGGAACGCCAGATTCACGATCCAGAACGACACGGCAGCCACCAAGGCCGCCGCCGGCATCGTGATGAACCACCCCAGAATGATGTTCTTGGCGACACCCCACCGCACGGCGTTCACGCGCTTCGTCGCCCCGACCCCCATGATCGCCGACGTGATGACATGCGTCGTCGAAATCGGCGCCTTGAACAGGAACGCCGTGGCGAACATGATCGACGCCCCCGTCGTCTCCGCCGCGAACCCCTGCGGCGGATCCAGCTCGATGATCTTCCGCCCCAGCGTGCGCATGATCCGCCACCCACCGGCGTACGTCCCCAGCGACAGCATCACCGCACAGGCGATCTTCACCCACACCGGAATCGGATCGCCGTAGTCCTCGACATCCGCGATGACGAGCGCCATCACCACGATGCCCATGGTCTTCTGCGCGTCCTGCAGACCGTGCCCCAGCGCCATCCCGGCCGCCGAGACGGTCTGGGCTATCCGGAATCCCCGCTTGGCCTTGTGCGGGTTGGCCTTCCGGAAGATCCACATGATCGCCGTCATCACCAGGTAACCGGCCAGCAGACCGACCACCGGGGAGATGAACATGGGGATGACGACCTTCTCCAGCACTCCGTGCCAGTAGACCGTCGTGCCACCGGCGAGCGCCGCCCCCACCATGCCGCCGAACAGCGCGTGCGAAGAGGACGAGGGCAGCCCGAAGTACCAGGTGATCAGGTTCCAGGTGATCGCACCCACGAGCGCGGCGAAGAGGATTCCCATCCCCTTCGAACCCTCGGGGGTCTGGATCAGCCCCTCGCTGACGGTCTTGGCAACCCCGGAGCCCATGAACGCACCGGCGAGGTTCATCACCGCGGCCATGGCCAGCGCGGCCTTCGGCGTCAGCGCCCGCGTCGACACGGACGTGGCGATCGCGTTCGCCGAGTCGTGAAAACCGTTGGTGTACGTGAAGAAGAGCGCGACCGCGATGGTCACGACCAGAGCAAAGGTGTCCATGAAGGGCTCAGGACTCCTTGACGGCGATGGTCTCCACCGTGTTCGCCACGTGCTCGAACGCGTCCGCCGCTTCCTCCAGCACGTCCACGATCTGCTTGAGCTTCAAGACCTCCATGGCGTCGTACTTGCCGTTGAAGAGGTGCGCGAGCAGCTTGCGGTGGATCTGGTCGGCCTGGTTCTCCAGCCGGTTGACCTCGATCCAGTACTCGGTGAGGTTCTCCATCGTCCGCAGATGCGGCATCGCCTCGGCCGTCAGTTCGGCCGCGCGCGCCAGGACCTCGATCTGCTGGTCGACGCCCTTGGGCAGTTCCTCGACGTTGTAGAGGACGACCAGGTCGACGGCCTCCTCCATGAAGTCCATGATGTCGTCGAGGGACGAGGCGAGGGAGTAGATGTCCTCGCGGTCGAACGGCGTGATGAACGAGGAGTTCAGCTGGTGGAAGATCGCGTGCGTGGCGTCGTCACCTGCGTGTTCCGCTGCCCGCATACGCTCTGCGATCTCGGCCCGGGCGGAAGCGTCCGCCCCGAGCAGTTCCATCAGGAGCTTCGAGCCCGTGACGATGTTGTCCGCAGAGGCGGCGAACATGTCGTAGAAGCTCGTCTCCCTGGGGGTCAGACGAAAGCGCACGTGGGGTCCTCGGCTTGCTTCGGTTTCGGTCAGGCTGATGCTAGGCGCATCATCCGGCCACGGCTATCGGGCCGCCCACCAGTGTCGCCCATCAGGCACAGTGATGAACACGGGGGCGGTCCAGGGGCCGGATCCGGCCGTTGCGCGGGGCACCGGCCAAGAGGCGTATACCCAGCAAAGTTCGGTACCATATACCCGCCAGGGGTATATGTCGGCTCACAGCCCACCAGGAGGACGCGATGACGGACGTGACCGACGTAACGGATGCCGGAGATGTCACGGAAGTCACCGCCGGAGCGGACGTCGTGACCGACCACGACCGGGGCGTGCACGGGTACCACAAGCAGAAGGACGAGCACCTCAAGCGCCTGCGCCGCATCGAGGGCCAGATCCGCGGCCTGCAGCGCATGGTCGACGAGGACGTCTACTGCATCGACATACTCACCCAGGTCTCCGCCTCCACCAAGGCGCTGCAGTCCTTCGCCCTGCAACTGCTGGAAGAGCACCTGCGCCACTGCGTGGCCGACGCCGCCGGCAAGGGCGGGGACGAGATCGACGCGAAGGTCAAGGAGGCGACCCAGGCGATCGCCCGCATGCTGCGGACGTGAGCCGGCCTCAGCCCGCTGAGGCGCCCCGCTCCTCGGCCACTTTCAGCACCTCGTCGATGCTCTCCAGGCTGAGCCGGTCCTCGTCGGCGGCCGAGGCCGCGATGATCAGCTCTCCGCACAGCTCGATCTCGGCGAGGGCCACGTGGTCCTGAACTGCCGTACCGCCGACCGGAGCCACGTGCATCACCTCATCTCTGCCGTTACCGACTTCCTAGAGTAGGGAGCGGCCTACACACCGCGCATGGCACGGACGGGCTAGTTCACGCCGGTCACTCCTCGGCGATCTTGCCCGCGTAGATGTCGTCGCTGTCCGGCAGCCGTACGCGCACCGAGGCCCCGAAATCGTAGAGCAACGTGGTCGAGGCGACGGCCACGGGGCTCTTCTGCTGCCCGCTCACGAAGCTGAACCGGTGCCGGACCTTACGGATCCGCCCCTCGTCGTCGAGGTAGACGTCGAACGGCACTTCGGCCGTGGCGAACCCTTTCGCCGCCGCGTTCAGGGACTCTTTGTTGCCCTCGGACGCCTTCTTCGCGGCAACGCCGAGATCCGCCGTGCCCCGGTAGTGCCGCACCCCGGTGCCCGCGACCTCGGTCCTGCCCACGAACCTCGCCGACCGCGTCCCGCGCAGCACCTCGGCCGCCGCGAACGGATCGGTGGCCCCGCCGGTGACGAGGTTCCCGTCGGACAGGGTCCGGGTGTCCACCCGCACCCACTTGTCCGGGGGCACGCCGGCGCCCCGGTTCTTCATGAACAGCGCTCCCGGCGCGAGCAGTTCGGTGATGGGCCGGCGCTCGGTGGCGCCCGCGGGATCCTGCGGCAGCAGCACCTTCAGCTGCCCCATCCGCTTCCGGTAGTCGTAGACGCCCGCGCCCCGGATGGTCACCCGGGTCCCGCCGGCGGCCATCTCCATCGACGTACGGGCCTTCGAACTCCCCGCCTTCACCAGCCGGTCCGCGGCCCGGTGCAGCACGACGACCGCGTCCCCGCCACGATCGTCCCCGGCCACCGCGTCACCGCCCGCGCACCCTCCGGCTCCCAGCCCCACCCCGGCCATGACCCCGGCCGCGACGACCGCCGCACCCGTCCGCCTGTGCCGCCGTTCCCGCTGCCGCCCAGTCATCGCCTGCCTACCCCCAGCCGGTACGTCCGTCACGGGCCCCCTTGTTGTTCCGGTTAACGACCGGTATGTGCCCCCGTCACGCGAGCCGCAGGAGCTGGCATACGAAGCCTTTACCCGCGCTGGGTAACGTGGTCCTCGTGGCGCAGCAGGACGGGCTGGAAACTCCCCCCAACCTCACCGAACACCGCACGACGACAAAGGAGAAGGGCCGCTTCTGCATGGCCCACTGCAGCTGCGGCTGGCGCGGCCCGGCCAGAAGAGCGAGAAGCCAGGCGCGCACGGACGCGGAAAGGCACGTGGCCGACTGACGCTGTCGTGCCGCGGCGATGCGGTCCCCATGGAACCCTCACCCCCACCACACCGTCTCCCACGACGGAACCACCGGGAGGCCCCATGGAACGGCGCACATTCCTCGCGGTCGGCACGGCGGGCATCGCCGCGGCCGCGACCCCCCTCACCACCGCCTGCACACGATCAGACACCCGCTCCAGGGCCACGACCACCACCCACGCCACCACCGCGAAGACCGCCACCGCCGCCAACTGGTCCGCCCTCGCCCGCGACCTCGACGGCCCCCTCATCCGCCCGGGCGACACGAACTGGGCGACGGCCCGGCAGCTCTACAACACCCGTTTCGACCCGCTCAAGCCCGCCGCGGTCGCGTACGTGTCCCACCCGGACGACATCCGCACCGCCCTGGCCTACGCCCGCGCCCACGCGCTGCGCGTGGCGATCCGCAACGGCGGCCACTCCTACGCCGGCTGGTCCTCCGGCGACGGCCGCCTGATCATCGACGTCTCGAAACTCAACCGCGTCCGGGCCTCCGGCACCACCGCGGTGATCGGCGCCGGCGCCAAACTCATCGACGTCTACCGCGCGCTGGCCGCGAAGGGCGTCACGATCCCCGCCGGCTCCTGCCCCACCGTCGGCGTCTCCGGCCTCACCCTCGGCGGCGGACACGGCGTCGTCTCCCGCGCCTACGGCCTGACCTGCGACAGCCTCACCCGGGCCACGCTGATCACCGCGGACGGCAAGCAGCTCACCGCCGACGCCCGCGAGCACAAGGACCTCTTCTGGGCCCTGCGCGGCGCCGGCAACGGCAACTTCGGCGTCGTGACGGAACTGCACTTCAAGACCCACCCGGCCCCGCAGGGCGTCTCGGCGTACATGTCCTGGCCCTGGTCCAAGGCGGCCGCGGTGGTGAAGGCCTGGCAGGAATGGGGCCCGACCCAGCCGGACGAGATCTGGTCGTCCCTCCATCTGGCGAGCGCCGCCGGCGGCAGGCCGACCGTCTCCGTCGCGGCCTTCTCCCTCGGCACCTACGGCGAACTCCAGAACGCCGTCGACCGCCTCGCCGCCCGCGTCGGCGCCCCGGCGAGCAACGTCTCCCTGCGGCGGCGCTCGTACGAGGAGTCGATGGAGGTCTACGCCGGCTGCTCCTCGTTCCCGACGGACGCCCAGTGCCACCTGCCCGGCTCGACCCCGGGCCGTTCCCCGCAGGGCGCGCTGGGCCGCGAGACGTACGCCGCGGCGTCGGACTTCTTCGACCGCTCCCTCTCCGCGGCCGGCATCCGCACGCTGCTGTCCCAGATCGGGTCGGTGCGCGGCGGCACGGGCAGCATCGCGCTCACCGCCCTCGGCGGAGCGGTGAACCGTGTCTCCCCGACCTCCACGGCCTTCGTCCACCGCCGTTCCCGCATGCTGGCCCAGTACATCGCCTCCTGGCGCCCGGGCACGTCGGGCTCCACGGCCCGCTCCTGGCTCGCCTCGGCCCACCAGTCCATGCGCCCCCACGCCTCAGGCGCGGCCTACCAGAACTACACGGACCCCACCCTGACCAACTGGCGCAAGGCGTACTACGGCGACGCGGCAACCCGCCTGACGAAACTGAAGAAGCAGTACGACCCAACCCGCTTCTTCACGTATCCCCAGGCGCTGTGAGCGCCGGCCGACCCGGCCGCGCCCACCCCGCCCCAGCACCAACGGCCGTGAGCTACGCAGCGAGGTCCCGCTCGGACGCCCCCGCGGCCCGCTCACTCGGAGCCCCGGAAACCACCGCGTCCTCCTTGCCACCGTCCCCGCGGCCCCGCCCCCGACTCCGCACAAGCCACCCCACCCGAGGCGACCGCTCGACAGCCCGGGTAACCGGCGTCAACAGCGCCATCGCCACCGGCGACAACAGCAACGCCACAGCCGTACCGAGCGCGAACCCACCCACGACATCCGTCGGGTAATGCACACCCATGTAGACGCGAATGAACCCACCGAACACGGCCAGCACCAACGCGACCAGCCCGAACTTCCGATTCGCGACGAACAGCCCGACCGCCATCGCCATGACGATCGTCGCGTGGTCGCTCACGAACGAGTAGTCGTTCTTGCCGCTGACGAGCACCTCGAGACCCTCATGGTCGAGGAACGGCCGGGGCCGCTCCACGAACCCCCGTATCGGCACGTTGACCAGTACGGCGATCCCCGCCGCGAGCGGCGCCCAGATCAGCGCCGCGACGGAGGACGCCGCGTCCTCCTCGCCCCGGCGCCGCACGGACCACCAGCACCAGAGCACGAGCAGGACGATGGCGAGCAACAACCCGTACTCGCCCACGAACTCCATGACCCGGTCGAACCACGGCGGCGCGTCCTTGGCCAGGCCATTGATGTCATAAAGCAGGTCGACGTCGGGGTTCGACCCGGATTCGGCGAGTCCAGCCATGGTGCTGCGGCCCCTTCGTCGTCTCTCCCGGCGCACCTGTGTGTGCGCCGCTCCCGCCACCCCCGTGGTGGTAGATCCGCTTCCGCTGCACGCGTGCGTGACACGTGCTTCCTCACGTCTGCTCGGCTACGTCACCAGGAACGCATGGTCCCCGTCGATACGTTCCACACTCCACCGAATGATCACGCAGACGTTATCGAAGAGAGACACGTCTTCGCAGCTCAGGGTGCGGGTTCACGCTCGGCTCACACCGTCGTGGGCAGTGCTTTCGCGCCATCTTCGGTCACCCGGGTGGCCCCGAAGTAGTCGGGAGTGTCGATCGGGTCGAATCGGATCACCGCACCCGTTCGCGGCGCGTCGATCATGTACCCACCTCCGACATAAATGCCGACATGCCGGATGGCACGCGAATTGGTGAGGTCGTCCGAGAAGAACACGAGGTCACCGGGGAGCAGTTCGTCCCGCGCGGGGTGCGGCCCGGCGTTGTACTGGTCGTTGGCGACGCGCGGCAGCTTGATACCCACGGTCGCGTAGGCGGCCTGGGTCAGTCCCGAGCAGTCGAAGCGTCCGCCCTGCTCAGCGGTGCCGGTGCCGCCCCACAGGTAGGGCGTGCCGAGCTTCTTCTGCGCGTACTCGATGGCGCCGGCGGCCTGCTCGGAGGGGTCGACCCGCCCGACGGGCGCCGCGAAGCTCTCCGAGAGCGTCGTGATCCTCTTCACGTAGTTCCGGGTCTCGCTGTACGGCGGCACGCCCCCGTACTTGATCACCGCGTACGCCCCGGCGTTGTACGCGGCCAGCATGTTCTCGGTCGGATTCCCGCCAACCTTCTTCACGTACGACGCTAGTTCGCAGTCGTACGAGGCGGCCGAGGGAATCGCGTCCTTCGGGTCCCACACGTCCCGGTCCCCGTCCCCGTCGCCGTCGATGCCGTGGGTGGCCCACGTACCGGGGATGAACTGCGCTATCCCCTGGGCGGCGGCGTGGCTCTGGGCC
This region of Streptomyces caelestis genomic DNA includes:
- the pstB gene encoding phosphate ABC transporter ATP-binding protein PstB, encoding MAKRIDVSGLTAYYGSHKAIEDISMTVEPRSVTAFIGPSGCGKSTFLRTLNRMHEVTSGGRVEGKVLLDDEDLYGSGIDPVSVRREVGMVFQRPNPFPTMSIFDNVAAGLRLNGNYKKSELSDIVERSLKGANLWNEVKDRLNKPGSGLSGGQQQRLCIARAIAVEPNVLLMDEPCSALDPISTLAIEDLIGELKERFTIVIVTHNMQQAARVSDRTAFFNLSAVGQPGKLIEIDDTERIFSNPSVQATEDYISGRFG
- a CDS encoding inorganic phosphate transporter, translating into MDTFALVVTIAVALFFTYTNGFHDSANAIATSVSTRALTPKAALAMAAVMNLAGAFMGSGVAKTVSEGLIQTPEGSKGMGILFAALVGAITWNLITWYFGLPSSSSHALFGGMVGAALAGGTTVYWHGVLEKVVIPMFISPVVGLLAGYLVMTAIMWIFRKANPHKAKRGFRIAQTVSAAGMALGHGLQDAQKTMGIVVMALVIADVEDYGDPIPVWVKIACAVMLSLGTYAGGWRIMRTLGRKIIELDPPQGFAAETTGASIMFATAFLFKAPISTTHVITSAIMGVGATKRVNAVRWGVAKNIILGWFITMPAAALVAAVSFWIVNLAFL
- a CDS encoding DUF47 domain-containing protein gives rise to the protein MRFRLTPRETSFYDMFAASADNIVTGSKLLMELLGADASARAEIAERMRAAEHAGDDATHAIFHQLNSSFITPFDREDIYSLASSLDDIMDFMEEAVDLVVLYNVEELPKGVDQQIEVLARAAELTAEAMPHLRTMENLTEYWIEVNRLENQADQIHRKLLAHLFNGKYDAMEVLKLKQIVDVLEEAADAFEHVANTVETIAVKES
- a CDS encoding metal-sensitive transcriptional regulator; protein product: MTDVTDVTDAGDVTEVTAGADVVTDHDRGVHGYHKQKDEHLKRLRRIEGQIRGLQRMVDEDVYCIDILTQVSASTKALQSFALQLLEEHLRHCVADAAGKGGDEIDAKVKEATQAIARMLRT
- a CDS encoding FAD-binding oxidoreductase codes for the protein MERRTFLAVGTAGIAAAATPLTTACTRSDTRSRATTTTHATTAKTATAANWSALARDLDGPLIRPGDTNWATARQLYNTRFDPLKPAAVAYVSHPDDIRTALAYARAHALRVAIRNGGHSYAGWSSGDGRLIIDVSKLNRVRASGTTAVIGAGAKLIDVYRALAAKGVTIPAGSCPTVGVSGLTLGGGHGVVSRAYGLTCDSLTRATLITADGKQLTADAREHKDLFWALRGAGNGNFGVVTELHFKTHPAPQGVSAYMSWPWSKAAAVVKAWQEWGPTQPDEIWSSLHLASAAGGRPTVSVAAFSLGTYGELQNAVDRLAARVGAPASNVSLRRRSYEESMEVYAGCSSFPTDAQCHLPGSTPGRSPQGALGRETYAAASDFFDRSLSAAGIRTLLSQIGSVRGGTGSIALTALGGAVNRVSPTSTAFVHRRSRMLAQYIASWRPGTSGSTARSWLASAHQSMRPHASGAAYQNYTDPTLTNWRKAYYGDAATRLTKLKKQYDPTRFFTYPQAL
- a CDS encoding phosphatase PAP2 family protein gives rise to the protein MAGLAESGSNPDVDLLYDINGLAKDAPPWFDRVMEFVGEYGLLLAIVLLVLWCWWSVRRRGEEDAASSVAALIWAPLAAGIAVLVNVPIRGFVERPRPFLDHEGLEVLVSGKNDYSFVSDHATIVMAMAVGLFVANRKFGLVALVLAVFGGFIRVYMGVHYPTDVVGGFALGTAVALLLSPVAMALLTPVTRAVERSPRVGWLVRSRGRGRGDGGKEDAVVSGAPSERAAGASERDLAA
- a CDS encoding bifunctional lytic transglycosylase/C40 family peptidase — encoded protein: MRKAWIVATVAISSALAFVMLLVVGVYIVAGNLANGVGGGAKALAKGAVPAAYSALVQKWGNLCPAISPALLAAQLYQESGFNPRAQSHAAAQGIAQFIPGTWATHGIDGDGDGDRDVWDPKDAIPSAASYDCELASYVKKVGGNPTENMLAAYNAGAYAVIKYGGVPPYSETRNYVKRITTLSESFAAPVGRVDPSEQAAGAIEYAQKKLGTPYLWGGTGTAEQGGRFDCSGLTQAAYATVGIKLPRVANDQYNAGPHPARDELLPGDLVFFSDDLTNSRAIRHVGIYVGGGYMIDAPRTGAVIRFDPIDTPDYFGATRVTEDGAKALPTTV